The following proteins come from a genomic window of Micromonospora echinofusca:
- a CDS encoding epoxide hydrolase family protein, protein MQPFRVAIPEADLDDLRRRLAATRWPDELPGVGWERGVPLGYLRELAEYWRTEYDWRAAEARLNRYPQFRTDLDGAPVHFLHVRSPEPEAMPLLITHGWPGSVAEFLDVIGPLSDPAAHGGDPRDAFHLVIPSLPGYGFSRPLPGPGWDVPRIARAWGELMSRLGYERFAAQGGDAGSVISLALGALFPDRLIGAHLNMLMTFPGADPAELADLDETDTRRLALLGRFDTELSGYMRVQQTRPQTLAYALTDSPVGQLAWIVEKFREWTDSAKAPEDAVDREHMLTVASIYWLTATAGSSAQFYYEGAAAVRAAAAGAPPPPVQAPVGVAVFPHDIFQPIRRLAERDYPTISHWTEFDRGGHFAAMEQPELLTGDIRAFFRSLR, encoded by the coding sequence ATGCAGCCGTTCCGTGTAGCCATTCCCGAGGCGGACCTCGACGACCTGCGGCGCCGCCTCGCCGCCACCCGCTGGCCCGACGAACTGCCTGGCGTGGGCTGGGAGCGGGGCGTCCCGCTCGGCTACCTTCGGGAGCTGGCCGAATACTGGCGCACCGAGTACGACTGGCGGGCCGCCGAGGCGCGGCTCAACCGGTATCCGCAGTTCCGCACCGACCTCGACGGCGCGCCCGTGCACTTCCTGCACGTGCGCTCCCCGGAGCCGGAGGCGATGCCGTTGCTGATCACGCACGGGTGGCCGGGATCGGTGGCGGAGTTCCTGGACGTGATCGGTCCGTTGTCCGACCCGGCGGCGCACGGCGGCGACCCCCGCGACGCGTTCCACCTGGTGATCCCCTCGCTGCCCGGCTACGGCTTCTCCCGGCCGCTGCCCGGGCCCGGCTGGGACGTGCCGCGCATCGCGCGCGCCTGGGGGGAACTGATGTCCCGGCTCGGCTACGAGCGGTTCGCCGCCCAGGGCGGCGACGCCGGCTCGGTGATCTCCCTGGCGCTCGGTGCCCTCTTCCCGGACCGGCTGATCGGGGCGCACCTCAACATGCTGATGACGTTTCCCGGCGCCGACCCGGCCGAGTTGGCCGACCTCGACGAAACCGACACGCGCCGGCTGGCGCTGCTGGGCCGCTTCGACACCGAACTCTCCGGCTACATGCGGGTCCAGCAGACCCGCCCGCAGACCCTGGCGTACGCGCTCACCGACTCGCCCGTCGGGCAGCTCGCGTGGATCGTGGAGAAGTTCCGCGAATGGACGGACTCGGCGAAGGCACCCGAGGACGCCGTGGACCGGGAGCACATGCTGACCGTCGCCTCCATCTACTGGCTGACGGCCACGGCCGGCTCATCGGCCCAGTTCTACTACGAGGGCGCCGCGGCGGTGCGCGCGGCGGCGGCCGGTGCGCCCCCGCCGCCGGTACAGGCGCCGGTCGGAGTGGCGGTCTTCCCGCACGACATCTTCCAGCCGATCCGCCGGCTCGCCGAGCGGGACTACCCGACGATCAGCCACTGGACCGAATTCGACCGGGGCGGCCACTTCGCCGCCATGGAACAGCCCGAGCTGCTGACCGGCGACATCCGGGCCTTCTTCCGGTCGTTGCGCTGA
- a CDS encoding cytochrome P450 family protein gives MEQRCPIRLDTTGSRIHAEADGLRAQGPATRVELPGGVLAWSLNSYATIKKVLTDPRVTKSARNHWPAFINGEIPPDWEMISWIAMDNMVTSYGRDHVRLRRLVGKAFTPRRTELIRPRVVELTGELLDRMAARAPGEVVDLRAEFAYPLPARLVADLIGMSEEARVETAKAIDMMVDTTVSPQQAQQILQDWRAAMTELIAEKRRNPGEDITSDLIAARDVDGTRLTEAELTDTIFAILGAGSETTINFFDNAITALLTHPEQLQLVRTGAANWDDVIDETLRVESPLAHLPLRYAVEDIDLDGVTIPAGDPILVNYAAVGRDPALHADAPGEFDVTRADKEHLSFGHGPHYCLGAGVARLVATVGLSSLFDRFPEMALAVDPDELTPLPTFIMNGHRSLPVRLSAPVPSLS, from the coding sequence ATGGAACAGCGCTGCCCGATCAGGCTGGACACCACCGGCAGTCGTATCCACGCGGAGGCGGACGGCCTGCGGGCGCAGGGCCCGGCGACCCGCGTGGAACTGCCCGGCGGGGTCCTGGCCTGGTCGCTCAACAGCTACGCGACGATCAAGAAGGTGCTGACCGATCCCCGGGTCACCAAGAGCGCCCGCAACCACTGGCCCGCGTTCATCAACGGTGAGATCCCGCCCGACTGGGAGATGATCAGCTGGATCGCCATGGACAACATGGTCACCTCGTACGGGCGGGACCACGTGCGGCTGCGCCGGCTGGTCGGCAAGGCGTTCACCCCGCGCCGCACGGAACTGATCCGCCCGCGGGTGGTCGAGCTGACCGGTGAGCTGCTCGACCGGATGGCTGCCCGCGCCCCCGGCGAAGTCGTCGACCTGCGGGCGGAATTCGCCTACCCGCTGCCGGCCCGGCTGGTTGCCGACCTCATCGGCATGTCCGAGGAGGCCCGGGTCGAGACGGCCAAGGCGATCGACATGATGGTGGACACCACCGTGTCGCCGCAGCAGGCCCAGCAGATCCTCCAGGACTGGCGCGCCGCGATGACGGAACTGATCGCCGAGAAGCGTCGCAACCCCGGCGAGGACATCACCAGTGACCTGATCGCGGCCCGCGACGTCGACGGCACCCGGCTCACCGAGGCGGAGCTGACCGACACCATCTTCGCCATCCTGGGCGCCGGCTCGGAGACCACCATCAACTTCTTCGACAACGCCATCACCGCCCTGCTCACCCATCCGGAGCAGTTGCAGTTGGTCCGTACCGGCGCGGCGAACTGGGACGACGTCATCGACGAGACGCTGCGGGTGGAGTCGCCGCTGGCGCACCTGCCGCTGCGCTACGCCGTGGAGGACATCGACCTGGACGGCGTGACCATCCCGGCGGGCGACCCGATCCTGGTCAACTACGCGGCGGTCGGTCGGGACCCGGCCCTGCACGCGGACGCCCCGGGCGAGTTCGACGTCACCCGCGCCGACAAGGAGCACCTCTCCTTCGGGCACGGGCCGCACTACTGCCTCGGCGCCGGCGTGGCCCGGCTGGTCGCCACCGTGGGCCTGTCCAGCCTCTTCGACCGGTTCCCGGAGATGGCCCTGGCGGTCGATCCCGACGAACTGACCCCGCTGCCCACGTTCATCATGAACGGGCACCGCAGCCTGCCGGTCCGGCTGAGCGCGCCGGTGCCGTCCCTGTCCTGA
- a CDS encoding SgcJ/EcaC family oxidoreductase, whose amino-acid sequence MTSTESVTDAQQAAAAIPQRIIEAWARHDADAFAAQFAEDGTMILPGLYRKGRTEIRDFMAAGFAGPYRGTRVTGQPFEVRILSSDTALLLTEGGVLAEGESAVAPERAIRASWLLHRQDGRWLLAAYQNSPAQPG is encoded by the coding sequence ATGACCTCCACCGAATCCGTGACGGACGCCCAGCAGGCCGCGGCCGCCATACCCCAGCGCATCATCGAGGCATGGGCTAGGCACGACGCCGACGCCTTCGCCGCGCAGTTCGCCGAGGACGGCACGATGATCCTGCCCGGTCTCTACCGCAAGGGGCGCACGGAGATCAGGGACTTCATGGCCGCCGGCTTCGCCGGGCCGTACCGGGGCACCCGGGTGACCGGTCAGCCGTTCGAGGTGCGCATCCTCTCTTCCGACACGGCGCTGCTGCTGACCGAGGGGGGCGTGCTGGCCGAAGGTGAGTCCGCCGTCGCGCCGGAGCGGGCCATCCGGGCGTCCTGGCTGCTGCACCGCCAGGACGGGCGCTGGCTGCTCGCCGCCTACCAGAACAGCCCGGCCCAGCCTGGCTGA
- a CDS encoding VOC family protein, translating into MLQRLLALGASYVRHDHDPSDDYVLLTDPEGNEFCVCAVVEGE; encoded by the coding sequence ATACTGCAACGCCTGCTCGCGCTGGGCGCCAGCTACGTGCGGCACGACCACGACCCCAGCGACGACTACGTTCTACTCACCGATCCCGAGGGCAACGAGTTCTGCGTCTGCGCCGTCGTCGAAGGGGAATGA
- a CDS encoding ABC transporter ATP-binding protein: MSMEVTAWMSLHHAMHQREQRPFSKATLRRIGGFARPHRRLLGWFLAGSVVAAVLTVAAPVLAGRVVDAIVTGTDTSTVVRLAVAIAFIALAEAGLGLLNRYQSARIGEGLIVDLRTAVFDHVQRMPVAFFTRTRTGALVSRLNNDVIGAQQAFSDTLSGVVGNAVTLVLTLAVMLTFSWQITLLTLLLLPIFVLPARRMGRRLARLEREAADLNAAMSTRMTEKFSAPGATLVKLYGRPAEESAEFAVRARRVRDIGVRTAMLQTVFITALTVVGSLALALVYGLGGVYAIRGQLDAGAVVALALLLSRLYAPLTSLASARVEIMSALVSFERVFEILDLKPMIEDRPDARPLPDGPVAVEFDDVRFGYPSAEKVSLASLEDVAKLDARGGEEVLHGISFRAEPGQMVALVGSSGAGKSTIAQLLPRLYDVEAGAVRLSGRDVRDLTGDSIRDALGVVTQDGHLLHDTIRANLLYARPDAGEDDLWDVLRRARLADLIRSLPDGLETVVGERGYRLSGGERQRLTIARLLLSRPRVVILDEATAHLDSTSEAAVQAALGEALTGRTSVVIAHRLSTIRSADQILVLEQGRIVERGRHPDLLARGGRYAELYRTQFDQPVPA, encoded by the coding sequence ATGAGCATGGAAGTCACCGCGTGGATGTCCCTGCACCACGCGATGCATCAGCGCGAGCAGCGGCCCTTCTCGAAGGCGACCCTCAGACGGATCGGCGGCTTCGCCCGCCCCCACCGCCGCCTGCTCGGGTGGTTCCTGGCGGGCAGCGTCGTGGCCGCGGTCCTGACCGTGGCCGCTCCGGTGCTGGCCGGGCGGGTGGTCGACGCGATCGTCACCGGCACCGACACGTCGACGGTGGTGCGGCTGGCCGTGGCGATCGCCTTCATCGCCCTCGCCGAGGCCGGGCTGGGGCTGCTCAACCGCTACCAGTCGGCGCGGATCGGCGAGGGCCTCATCGTCGACCTGCGGACCGCCGTCTTCGACCACGTGCAGCGGATGCCGGTCGCGTTCTTCACCCGGACCCGCACCGGCGCCCTGGTCTCGCGGCTCAACAACGACGTGATCGGGGCGCAGCAGGCGTTCAGCGACACGCTCTCGGGCGTGGTCGGCAACGCCGTGACGCTGGTCCTCACGCTCGCGGTGATGCTGACCTTCTCCTGGCAGATCACCCTGCTGACGCTGCTGCTGCTGCCCATCTTCGTGCTGCCCGCCCGGAGGATGGGCCGCAGGCTGGCCCGGCTCGAACGGGAGGCGGCCGACCTCAACGCGGCGATGAGCACCCGGATGACCGAGAAGTTCTCCGCGCCCGGCGCCACGCTGGTCAAGCTCTACGGGCGACCGGCGGAGGAGTCCGCCGAGTTCGCCGTCCGCGCCCGGCGCGTCCGCGACATCGGCGTGCGTACCGCCATGTTGCAGACCGTCTTCATCACGGCCCTCACGGTGGTCGGTTCCCTCGCGCTGGCTCTGGTGTACGGCCTGGGCGGCGTCTACGCCATCCGCGGGCAGCTCGACGCCGGCGCGGTCGTCGCGCTCGCCCTGCTGCTGTCGCGCCTGTACGCGCCGCTGACCTCGCTCGCCAGCGCGCGGGTGGAGATCATGAGCGCGCTGGTCAGCTTCGAGCGGGTCTTCGAGATCCTGGACCTCAAGCCGATGATCGAGGACAGGCCGGACGCCCGGCCGCTGCCCGACGGGCCGGTGGCGGTCGAGTTCGACGACGTCCGCTTCGGGTACCCCTCGGCGGAGAAGGTCTCCCTGGCCTCGCTGGAGGACGTCGCGAAGCTCGACGCCCGCGGCGGCGAGGAGGTGCTGCACGGGATCTCGTTCCGCGCCGAGCCCGGGCAGATGGTCGCCCTGGTCGGCTCGTCGGGCGCCGGCAAGTCCACCATCGCGCAACTGCTGCCCCGCCTGTACGACGTGGAGGCCGGCGCCGTACGGCTCTCCGGGCGTGACGTCCGCGACCTGACCGGCGACTCGATCCGGGACGCCCTCGGGGTGGTCACCCAGGACGGTCACCTGCTGCACGACACGATCCGCGCCAACCTGCTCTACGCCCGACCGGACGCGGGCGAGGACGACCTGTGGGACGTGCTGCGCCGGGCCAGGTTGGCCGACCTGATCCGCTCGCTGCCGGACGGCCTGGAGACGGTCGTGGGCGAGCGCGGATACCGCCTCTCCGGCGGCGAACGACAGCGACTCACCATCGCCCGGCTGCTGCTGTCCCGCCCGCGCGTGGTGATCCTCGACGAGGCCACCGCGCACCTCGACTCGACGTCCGAGGCGGCGGTGCAGGCGGCGCTGGGCGAGGCGTTGACGGGCCGGACCAGCGTGGTCATCGCGCACCGGCTCTCCACGATCCGTTCCGCCGACCAGATCCTGGTGCTCGAACAGGGCCGGATCGTGGAACGCGGCCGACACCCCGACCTGCTGGCCCGGGGCGGCCGGTACGCCGAGTTGTACCGGACCCAGTTCGACCAGCCCGTGCCGGCCTGA
- a CDS encoding pyridoxamine 5'-phosphate oxidase family protein yields the protein MNRQPVAEPSFASEGAEPMPWSRAHERLAEAGEFFLSTVRPDGRPHAVPLLALWLDDGMYFCSSGSAHKVGNLATNPHCVLTVGSPELDLSIEGTASRISDPATLRRVAEAYGKKYGWEVTPVDGGIDGDGIGPSPYVVFRVTPAKVVGMDKGSGFSATRWRFA from the coding sequence GTGAACCGTCAGCCGGTCGCGGAACCGTCCTTCGCCAGCGAAGGCGCCGAGCCGATGCCCTGGTCGCGGGCGCACGAGCGGCTGGCGGAGGCGGGAGAGTTCTTCCTGTCCACCGTCCGTCCGGACGGCCGGCCGCACGCCGTGCCGTTGCTGGCCCTGTGGCTCGACGACGGCATGTACTTCTGCTCCAGCGGGTCCGCCCACAAGGTCGGCAACCTGGCTACCAACCCGCACTGCGTTCTGACCGTCGGCAGCCCCGAGCTGGACCTGTCCATCGAGGGCACGGCATCGCGGATCAGCGACCCGGCGACGCTGCGCCGCGTCGCCGAGGCCTACGGGAAGAAGTACGGCTGGGAGGTGACCCCGGTCGACGGCGGGATCGACGGCGACGGGATCGGGCCGTCGCCGTACGTCGTCTTCCGGGTGACCCCGGCCAAGGTGGTCGGCATGGACAAGGGATCCGGCTTCAGCGCCACCCGGTGGCGGTTCGCCTGA
- a CDS encoding RluA family pseudouridine synthase: MTTFSWSELRRRPVYEDGHLLVLDKPPGISVMGERHTDSLTDLAAAAGEPVHWVHRIDKVTSGLLLLARTPSAHASLTRQFADRGADKRYLAWVEGARLPERGTIDLPLRPGRKGTIRIAGERDAIRYDADRRRFELPESAVDRSKPSYGSRTDFATALVSGDRTLLVLKPVTGRRHQIRVHLAWLGFPIVGDPLFQRGQPEQRTYLHSWGCEITCDWRDEPRTRFWAPPGEEFLDVFADGRKPHLDDALETLAG, encoded by the coding sequence ATGACCACCTTCAGTTGGTCGGAGCTTCGGCGCCGGCCCGTGTACGAGGACGGCCACCTGCTCGTGCTCGACAAGCCCCCGGGCATCTCCGTGATGGGCGAGCGGCACACCGATTCCCTCACCGACCTGGCTGCCGCCGCCGGCGAGCCGGTGCACTGGGTGCACCGCATCGACAAGGTCACCTCGGGGCTGCTGCTGCTCGCCAGGACGCCTTCGGCGCACGCGTCGCTGACCCGCCAGTTCGCCGACCGGGGTGCCGACAAGCGCTACCTGGCCTGGGTCGAGGGGGCGCGGCTGCCCGAGCGGGGCACCATCGACCTGCCGCTGCGGCCGGGCCGCAAGGGCACCATCCGGATCGCGGGGGAGCGCGACGCCATCCGCTACGACGCCGACCGCCGCCGCTTCGAGCTGCCGGAGTCGGCCGTCGACCGCTCCAAGCCGTCCTACGGGTCGCGCACCGACTTCGCGACGGCGCTGGTCAGCGGCGACCGTACGCTGCTGGTGCTCAAGCCGGTCACCGGTCGACGCCATCAGATCCGCGTCCACCTGGCCTGGCTGGGCTTCCCGATCGTCGGCGACCCGCTGTTCCAGCGCGGGCAGCCGGAGCAGCGGACGTACCTGCACTCGTGGGGCTGCGAGATCACCTGCGACTGGCGGGACGAGCCGCGTACCCGGTTCTGGGCCCCGCCCGGCGAGGAATTCCTCGACGTCTTCGCCGACGGCCGCAAGCCCCACCTCGACGACGCCCTCGAGACGCTGGCCGGCTGA
- a CDS encoding alpha/beta fold hydrolase, producing MTRDGEPGADFAEREDSRRVAYEVTGAPDGFPVFLLHGTPGSRRGPKPRGIVLYRMGVRLIAYDRPGYGDSDRREDRDVADAARDVEAIADHLGVRNFAVVGRSGGGPHALACAADARLRGRVTRVAVLVSLAPWNAIELDWVNGMNTGNVRGFGVGSPDTAAVVEEIRQRAERAAADPRLLLADLRTEMSTADRRAVNDPALRRLITDTYAEALRSGPYGWIDDVLAFRRPWGFDLGAIDTSATPVRLWHGADDNFSPVSHGRWLAAQIPGAEMEVQPGAAHFDAVEELPRILRWLVDPDAALGADLLIGARPGQ from the coding sequence GTGACCCGAGACGGCGAGCCAGGGGCCGACTTCGCCGAACGCGAGGACAGCAGACGCGTGGCGTACGAGGTGACCGGCGCGCCCGATGGCTTCCCCGTCTTCCTGCTCCACGGCACCCCCGGCAGCCGCCGTGGCCCGAAGCCCCGCGGCATCGTCCTCTACCGCATGGGCGTCCGGCTGATCGCCTACGACCGGCCCGGCTACGGCGACTCCGACCGCCGCGAGGACCGCGACGTCGCCGACGCCGCCCGCGACGTGGAGGCGATCGCCGACCACCTGGGCGTGCGGAACTTCGCCGTCGTCGGCCGCTCCGGCGGCGGCCCGCACGCCCTCGCCTGCGCCGCCGACGCGCGGCTGCGCGGCCGGGTGACCCGGGTGGCGGTGCTGGTAAGTCTCGCCCCCTGGAACGCGATCGAGCTGGACTGGGTCAACGGCATGAACACCGGCAACGTCCGCGGATTCGGCGTCGGCAGCCCCGACACGGCCGCCGTCGTCGAGGAGATCCGCCAGCGCGCCGAGCGGGCCGCCGCGGACCCGCGACTGCTCCTGGCGGACCTGAGGACGGAGATGAGCACGGCGGACCGCCGGGCGGTCAACGACCCGGCGCTGCGGCGACTCATCACCGACACCTACGCGGAGGCGCTCCGCTCCGGCCCGTACGGATGGATCGACGACGTGCTGGCCTTCCGCCGCCCCTGGGGGTTCGACCTCGGGGCGATCGACACCTCGGCGACGCCGGTGCGGCTGTGGCACGGCGCCGACGACAACTTCTCCCCGGTGAGCCACGGCCGCTGGCTGGCCGCGCAGATCCCCGGCGCCGAGATGGAGGTGCAGCCCGGCGCGGCGCACTTCGACGCGGTCGAGGAGCTGCCGCGCATCCTGCGCTGGCTCGTCGACCCCGACGCGGCACTCGGCGCCGACCTGCTGATCGGCGCGCGACCCGGTCAGTAG